A genome region from Puniceicoccaceae bacterium includes the following:
- a CDS encoding MFS transporter, producing MVRQLSSWRKAGYASVESGVTAFELLLQVYLLEFYIRACGLDPLLASAGAVIAVAWDAVSDPLMGVVSDRTGSRRWGRRGGYILLGALLLGGSGIAMFNPPAQLLLEPGSNASQGALFVWYLLSYLLVNSSMTLVSVPHVALVGDFASESTERNRFFAWRLLFSNVGLLLGITLPTQLASGGDVMQGRSDAAVVLAGVLVLNSVICWCSIRTRDVYPIASGQGRATFGMQGLVESIRALFSVFQNRYFRNLVFAFCLAAIARALNSGFALFYYKDALGLNEERQVSLILIVFIVSIVIGIPLWLMLSRRFWKRRPALVGLTLLTILTFVTYPFFPYGSVAGPLVMAVLGGIAVGSILLLESLVLDTIDFDAAQRGQRRDGAHFGCLKMASKLARAAGIGLTGPLLFWVGYEAGAAVQSDQVAQRLRLVFGVGVGFFFLLAAIVFSQFGMTRAQHEQIKQRLAADAAGGSGAG from the coding sequence ATGGTTCGTCAATTGAGTTCATGGCGCAAGGCTGGGTATGCTTCGGTAGAGTCGGGTGTCACTGCCTTTGAATTGCTGCTGCAGGTCTATTTGCTCGAGTTCTACATTCGCGCCTGTGGTCTCGATCCCCTGCTTGCGTCTGCAGGGGCAGTGATCGCGGTTGCCTGGGATGCTGTGTCCGATCCGCTGATGGGTGTGGTGTCGGATCGAACGGGCAGTCGGCGATGGGGGCGCCGTGGTGGATACATCCTGCTGGGTGCGCTGCTGCTGGGCGGTTCAGGCATAGCGATGTTTAATCCACCAGCTCAATTGCTGCTCGAGCCAGGCAGCAATGCCAGTCAAGGTGCGCTGTTTGTGTGGTATCTGCTTTCCTACCTGCTGGTCAACAGCTCCATGACATTGGTGAGTGTGCCTCATGTGGCGTTGGTCGGGGACTTTGCATCGGAAAGTACGGAGCGAAACCGTTTTTTTGCCTGGCGCCTGCTGTTTTCCAATGTGGGTCTGTTGTTGGGAATCACGCTTCCCACCCAGCTGGCAAGTGGGGGTGACGTCATGCAGGGGCGTTCAGACGCGGCGGTAGTGCTCGCGGGCGTGCTGGTGCTCAACAGTGTGATTTGCTGGTGCAGCATCCGCACGAGGGACGTTTATCCGATCGCATCCGGGCAGGGAAGGGCAACCTTTGGGATGCAGGGCTTGGTCGAGTCGATTCGTGCCTTGTTTTCAGTCTTTCAAAACCGCTATTTCCGGAATCTGGTGTTTGCATTTTGTCTTGCAGCCATTGCCCGGGCACTCAATTCGGGGTTTGCGCTCTTTTATTACAAGGATGCGCTCGGATTGAATGAAGAACGTCAGGTCTCCCTCATTTTGATCGTCTTCATCGTATCGATTGTGATTGGCATTCCGTTGTGGTTGATGCTTTCGCGCCGATTCTGGAAGCGGCGTCCCGCATTGGTGGGCCTCACTTTACTGACCATACTGACCTTTGTGACCTATCCGTTTTTCCCGTATGGCAGCGTGGCCGGACCCCTGGTAATGGCGGTGCTTGGAGGCATTGCGGTGGGGTCCATCCTACTACTGGAATCGCTCGTGCTGGATACCATCGACTTCGATGCGGCGCAGCGGGGACAGCGGCGGGATGGAGCGCATTTTGGCTGCCTGAAAATGGCTTCGAAGCTCGCGCGTGCGGCAGGTATTGGATTGACGGGTCCGTTGCTGTTTTGGGTGGGATATGAAGCAGGTGCAGCGGTGCAAAGTGATCAGGTTGCTCAGCGCTTGCGGCTGGTCTTTGGTGTGGGGGTAGGCTTTTTCTTTCTATTGGCAGCGATCGTTTTTTCACAGTTTGGCATGACACGTGCCCAGCACGAGCAAATCAAGCAACGGCTGGCTGCAGATGCAGCAGGAGGGTCTGGAGCAGGGTGA
- a CDS encoding LON peptidase substrate-binding domain-containing protein, with protein sequence MQISDIMGDFIVPRIIPAMVLRDVVFYPHSILPLYIFEAHYRHMLRDVIENDRMFTIIHAIPDEAALHTELPFNECVTLGCVKACQTYSDGTSMVLLEGICRLTVQQCLTDGPYLQLEVAPVIENTADPAALESLRIQTLQLLEKIHHVGGEISDEAMEHLRNINQPHHFVDHAAASFFKSTSATQQLLKLSDPLTRYSTLLQHLKQYYQRFEWIDSIIRDIPPEDIGRN encoded by the coding sequence ATGCAGATTTCCGATATCATGGGGGATTTTATTGTTCCAAGAATCATCCCGGCGATGGTATTGCGAGATGTAGTCTTTTATCCGCATTCTATCCTGCCGCTCTACATTTTCGAAGCTCACTACCGCCACATGCTTCGGGACGTGATCGAAAACGACCGCATGTTCACCATTATTCACGCCATCCCCGATGAAGCGGCACTCCATACGGAACTTCCCTTCAATGAATGCGTGACACTCGGATGCGTCAAAGCTTGCCAAACCTACTCCGATGGAACCTCCATGGTGCTTCTTGAGGGAATTTGCCGTCTCACCGTACAGCAATGCCTGACAGACGGACCCTACCTCCAGCTCGAAGTCGCTCCGGTTATCGAAAACACTGCAGATCCCGCAGCGCTTGAATCGCTGCGAATCCAGACCTTGCAACTGCTGGAAAAAATCCACCATGTTGGCGGTGAAATCTCCGATGAGGCCATGGAGCATCTGCGCAACATCAACCAACCCCACCATTTTGTCGATCACGCAGCGGCTTCCTTTTTCAAGAGCACCAGTGCGACACAGCAACTGCTCAAACTCTCCGATCCACTCACGCGTTACTCCACCCTACTGCAGCATCTCAAACAGTACTACCAGCGTTTCGAGTGGATCGACTCCATCATCAGGGATATCCCGCCTGAAGACATCGGCCGGAATTAG